Proteins from a single region of Stutzerimonas stutzeri:
- the erdR gene encoding response regulator transcription factor ErdR: MAAYEIIIADDHPLFRSALQQALTMGLGDNVRLVEAASIAELDSFLNQGADWDLVLLDLNMPGAYGFSGLVLLRGQYPHLPVVMISAQEDAAVVARSREFGASGFIPKSSSLETIQEAVRAVLDGDVWWPTNIQDVANVSDEAKAASAGLASLTPQQFRVLTMVCDGLLNKQIAYELSVSEATIKAHVTAIFRKLGVRTRTQAALLLQQMGSIPTS, encoded by the coding sequence ATGGCTGCTTACGAAATAATCATTGCCGATGATCACCCGCTTTTTCGCAGTGCACTTCAGCAAGCGCTCACCATGGGGCTTGGGGACAATGTGCGTCTGGTGGAGGCGGCAAGTATCGCCGAGCTGGATAGCTTTCTGAATCAGGGTGCCGATTGGGACCTTGTGCTGCTGGATCTGAACATGCCAGGAGCCTACGGCTTCTCGGGTCTGGTACTGCTAAGGGGGCAGTACCCGCACCTACCGGTGGTAATGATCTCGGCGCAGGAAGACGCAGCGGTCGTCGCGCGGTCGCGTGAGTTCGGCGCCAGCGGTTTCATTCCCAAGTCCAGCTCTCTGGAAACCATTCAGGAAGCGGTGCGTGCGGTGCTCGATGGTGACGTCTGGTGGCCGACCAACATCCAGGACGTAGCTAACGTCAGCGATGAAGCCAAGGCTGCCAGTGCCGGTTTGGCCAGCCTGACGCCGCAACAATTTCGCGTATTGACAATGGTGTGTGACGGGCTGTTGAACAAGCAGATCGCCTACGAGCTCAGCGTGTCGGAGGCGACCATCAAGGCACACGTGACAGCCATCTTTCGCAAGTTGGGTGTGCGCACGCGAACCCAGGCTGCGTTGCTGCTGCAGCAGATGGGATCCATTCCGACCAGTTGA
- the pdxH gene encoding pyridoxamine 5'-phosphate oxidase: MIQTLADMRRDYTRDGLSEANAPAEPFGLFHQWFTEATKTEQAPVEPNAMSLATVDAEGRPHCRILLLKALDERGFTFFTNYDSAKGEQLEVTPYAAMTFFWPTLERQVRIEGRVEKVTEDESDAYFQVRPLGSRLGAWASPQSQVIRDRAELERLLAETEQRFLDKAPHCPPHWGGYRLLPERIEFWQGRASRLHDRLDYRLVANSWQRERLAP; encoded by the coding sequence ATGATCCAGACCCTGGCCGATATGCGCCGTGATTACACCCGTGATGGCCTCAGTGAGGCCAATGCGCCTGCTGAGCCGTTCGGTCTGTTCCATCAATGGTTCACTGAGGCAACGAAAACAGAACAGGCACCCGTAGAGCCCAATGCGATGTCCCTGGCGACGGTTGACGCTGAGGGTCGTCCCCATTGTCGGATCCTTCTGCTCAAAGCGCTGGATGAGCGTGGCTTTACCTTTTTCACCAATTACGACAGTGCCAAGGGTGAGCAACTTGAAGTGACACCCTACGCGGCCATGACATTTTTCTGGCCTACCCTTGAGCGGCAAGTGCGCATCGAGGGGCGTGTGGAGAAGGTTACTGAGGATGAATCGGATGCCTATTTTCAGGTGCGCCCGTTGGGGAGCCGGCTTGGCGCCTGGGCATCGCCACAAAGCCAGGTGATCCGCGATAGGGCAGAGTTGGAGCGTTTACTTGCGGAAACCGAGCAACGCTTCCTCGATAAGGCCCCTCATTGTCCACCGCACTGGGGAGGCTATCGCCTGCTTCCGGAGCGCATCGAGTTCTGGCAGGGTCGAGCAAGCCGTCTGCATGATCGGCTCGATTATCGCCTGGTCGCAAACAGCTGGCAGCGAGAGCGGCTGGCACCCTGA
- a CDS encoding YchJ family protein — translation MSEQQPLDLNCPCGSGNALGQCCGRYHAGTPAPSAELLMRSRYCAYVLGLVDYLQATTLPSQQAALDVEGMRRWSLESTWLGLEVNESAVLGGKPEHALVTFTARWHDQTGEHAHQERSAFAQCEGRWYFIDPTVPLKAGRNDPCPCGSGSKFKKCCAAYV, via the coding sequence ATGAGCGAACAACAACCACTCGACCTCAATTGCCCCTGCGGCAGTGGCAATGCGCTCGGTCAATGCTGCGGTCGGTATCATGCGGGCACGCCCGCTCCCAGCGCCGAGCTGCTGATGCGCTCGCGCTACTGCGCGTATGTCCTGGGTCTAGTCGATTATCTGCAGGCAACCACACTGCCATCGCAACAGGCGGCACTGGACGTGGAAGGGATGCGTCGCTGGAGCCTGGAAAGCACCTGGCTAGGACTGGAAGTGAACGAAAGCGCGGTACTTGGCGGCAAGCCTGAACATGCTCTGGTGACGTTCACCGCCCGTTGGCACGACCAGACAGGCGAGCACGCACACCAGGAGCGCTCCGCCTTCGCTCAATGTGAGGGCCGTTGGTATTTCATCGACCCGACAGTACCGCTCAAAGCCGGACGTAACGATCCCTGCCCATGCGGAAGCGGTTCGAAGTTCAAGAAATGCTGCGCTGCGTACGTCTGA
- a CDS encoding EstA family serine hydrolase: MQIQGYFDLRFEAVRDAFSTLFDGTQQRGAALCVQIGGETVVDLWAGVADNQGEQVWQSDTLVNLFSCTKTFTAVAALQLIQQGLLELDEPIARIWPEFAVNGKGAITLRHLLCHRAGLPAIRQPLDAEALYDWASMTAALAAEQPWWEPGTDQGYAAMTYGWLVGELLRRLDGCGPGESIVRRTAAPLGLDFHIGLDDSEAHRVAYLTRTKNDFGDAAAQRLFKALMSEPDSVSARAFNNPPSIMSSGNKPEWRRMAQPAANGHGNARSLAGFYTGLLQGKLLDQALMGEMTREQSVGEDRTLLASTRFGLGCWLDQPDVTNATFGMGARAFGHPGAGGSIGFADPDRELAFGFVTNTLGPYVLMDPRAQTLARCVERCLR; encoded by the coding sequence GTGCAGATTCAGGGGTATTTCGATCTTCGCTTCGAGGCCGTCCGCGACGCGTTCAGTACGCTGTTCGATGGAACTCAACAGCGCGGTGCGGCACTGTGCGTGCAAATCGGCGGCGAGACCGTAGTCGATCTCTGGGCGGGAGTTGCGGACAATCAAGGCGAACAGGTGTGGCAAAGCGACACGTTGGTCAATCTGTTCTCCTGTACCAAGACGTTTACCGCGGTAGCCGCACTTCAACTTATTCAGCAAGGGTTGTTGGAGCTGGACGAGCCCATTGCACGGATATGGCCGGAATTTGCTGTCAATGGCAAAGGGGCAATCACCCTGCGACATTTGCTCTGCCATCGCGCCGGGTTGCCCGCGATACGTCAGCCGTTGGATGCGGAGGCGCTGTATGACTGGGCGAGCATGACCGCTGCGCTCGCGGCCGAGCAGCCCTGGTGGGAGCCTGGGACAGATCAAGGCTATGCCGCGATGACCTACGGCTGGTTGGTCGGGGAGCTACTGCGGCGCCTCGATGGCTGCGGCCCTGGAGAGTCGATCGTGCGGCGCACGGCAGCGCCGCTCGGGCTCGACTTTCATATCGGTCTGGACGATAGCGAGGCCCACCGCGTCGCATATCTCACTCGGACCAAGAATGACTTTGGTGATGCAGCAGCGCAGCGTCTGTTCAAAGCGCTGATGAGCGAGCCGGACTCCGTCAGTGCCAGGGCATTCAACAATCCGCCGTCCATAATGAGCAGCGGCAATAAGCCCGAATGGCGGCGCATGGCGCAGCCGGCTGCCAACGGCCATGGCAATGCCCGCTCACTGGCGGGTTTCTATACCGGCCTGTTGCAAGGCAAGCTGCTAGATCAGGCGCTGATGGGCGAAATGACGCGTGAGCAAAGTGTTGGCGAGGATCGTACGTTGTTGGCCTCCACTCGTTTCGGATTGGGATGCTGGCTGGATCAACCGGACGTGACCAACGCCACCTTTGGTATGGGCGCACGGGCGTTCGGCCATCCCGGTGCAGGTGGGAGCATCGGTTTTGCTGATCCGGATCGAGAGCTGGCGTTCGGTTTCGTGACCAATACCCTGGGTCCCTACGTGTTGATGGATCCGCGTGCTCAGACATTGGCCCGTTGCGTCGAAAGATGTCTGCGTTGA
- a CDS encoding glycine zipper 2TM domain-containing protein, whose product MRKSIFVASFTALALTMGGCASSLTGDTYSRDEARAVQTVRYGTIESLRPVKIEGTKTPIGTGAGAVVGGVAGSGVGGGRGSAVAAVIGAVAGGMLGAAAEEGITRTQGVEITVREDDGNMRAYVQAVEPNQVFRVGQRVRIMTVGGTSRVAP is encoded by the coding sequence ATGCGTAAGTCCATATTTGTCGCATCATTTACTGCCTTGGCGCTGACCATGGGCGGCTGCGCCTCGAGTCTGACTGGAGATACCTACTCCAGAGATGAAGCGCGCGCCGTTCAGACCGTGCGTTACGGCACCATCGAGTCACTTCGCCCCGTTAAGATCGAGGGAACCAAGACCCCGATCGGGACCGGGGCAGGTGCGGTCGTTGGTGGTGTGGCCGGCAGTGGTGTCGGCGGAGGACGCGGCAGTGCGGTTGCCGCAGTTATCGGTGCAGTAGCCGGTGGTATGCTGGGTGCAGCGGCCGAGGAGGGGATTACCCGCACTCAGGGCGTCGAAATCACGGTGCGTGAGGATGATGGGAACATGCGCGCTTATGTGCAGGCGGTCGAGCCTAACCAAGTCTTCCGGGTCGGGCAGAGGGTTCGTATCATGACGGTTGGTGGCACCAGTCGCGTGGCGCCTTGA
- the fpr gene encoding ferredoxin-NADP reductase: MSNLNVERVLSVHHWNDTLFSFKTTRNAGLRFENGQFVMIGLEVEGRPLMRAYSIASPNYEEYLEFFSIKVQNGPLTSRLQHLQEGDQIMVSRKPTGTLVLDDLWPGKHLYLLSTGTGLAPFMSVIQDPETYERFEKIVLVHGVRYVNEVAYREFITEHLPQNEFFGEAVKEKLVYYPTVTREPFENQGRLTELMRSGKLFRDIGLPPLNPQDDRAMICGSPSMLDETSQVLDSSGLSVSPRMGDPGHYLIERAFVEK; encoded by the coding sequence ATGAGCAACCTGAACGTAGAGCGCGTTCTCAGTGTGCACCATTGGAACGACACGCTGTTCAGCTTCAAGACCACCCGCAATGCTGGGCTGCGATTCGAGAATGGTCAGTTCGTCATGATAGGTCTGGAGGTCGAAGGCCGTCCGCTCATGCGCGCCTACAGCATCGCCAGCCCGAACTACGAAGAGTACCTGGAATTCTTCAGCATCAAAGTGCAGAACGGCCCGCTGACATCTCGGTTGCAGCATCTGCAGGAAGGCGATCAGATCATGGTCAGCCGTAAGCCTACTGGAACACTGGTGCTCGACGATCTCTGGCCAGGCAAGCATCTCTATCTGCTGAGCACCGGGACTGGTCTGGCGCCGTTCATGAGTGTCATTCAGGACCCCGAAACGTACGAGCGTTTTGAGAAGATCGTACTGGTGCATGGTGTTCGTTACGTCAACGAGGTCGCCTATCGGGAGTTCATCACCGAACATCTCCCTCAGAACGAGTTTTTCGGCGAGGCCGTGAAGGAAAAGTTGGTTTACTACCCGACAGTGACCCGCGAGCCATTCGAGAATCAGGGGCGTCTGACTGAGCTGATGCGCAGCGGCAAGCTGTTTCGCGACATCGGTCTGCCGCCACTCAATCCTCAGGATGACCGCGCAATGATTTGTGGCAGTCCGAGCATGCTGGATGAAACGAGCCAGGTGCTGGACAGCTCTGGTCTCAGTGTTTCACCTCGCATGGGTGACCCGGGGCATTACCTGATCGAGCGTGCTTTCGTCGAGAAGTAG
- a CDS encoding OmpA family protein gives MNLLKSASLILCMIVVAGCSSKSEKPSEAAAPAAVKVDYAWLDEYEPQLRDALVGSRFEVERRDSVLIVTAPVDSSFNPDRPGMLLPVTLGPITRVAKLVEKDDKTAVVVLGHADSTGSDDINRTISRERAGAVAAIFRLSGLKHDRLRIRGLGSDMPRAANDSKEGRALNRRVEMVLAPQTTMLALIAQYEQPAPRATQVAQAEVAK, from the coding sequence ATGAACCTGCTGAAGAGCGCCTCCCTGATTCTCTGCATGATTGTCGTTGCCGGCTGTAGCTCGAAGAGCGAAAAACCGAGCGAGGCGGCGGCGCCTGCTGCGGTGAAGGTGGATTACGCCTGGCTCGATGAGTACGAGCCCCAACTGCGGGACGCACTCGTGGGCAGTCGTTTCGAGGTGGAGCGGCGCGACAGTGTGCTTATCGTGACGGCCCCGGTAGATTCTTCTTTCAACCCCGATCGTCCTGGCATGTTGCTGCCAGTGACCTTGGGGCCGATCACCCGAGTGGCGAAATTGGTTGAAAAGGACGACAAAACTGCAGTGGTGGTGCTCGGGCATGCCGACAGTACGGGGTCTGATGACATCAATCGCACCATCAGCCGCGAGCGTGCCGGCGCGGTTGCAGCTATTTTCCGTCTGAGCGGTCTCAAGCATGACCGTCTGCGCATTCGTGGTCTGGGTTCTGACATGCCGCGTGCAGCCAATGACAGCAAGGAAGGTCGGGCGCTCAATCGCCGTGTCGAAATGGTCCTTGCACCTCAGACGACGATGTTGGCGCTGATCGCCCAGTATGAGCAGCCTGCGCCCCGCGCAACTCAGGTGGCGCAAGCCGAAGTCGCGAAGTAG
- a CDS encoding LysR family transcriptional regulator encodes MHFTLRQIEVFAAVARQESVSRAAESLSLSQSATSTSLAELERQSGCQLFDRAGKRLSLNSLGQQLLPQAVALLDQARAIEDLLNGKSGFGSLAVGATLTIGNYLATLLIGSFMQRHPECRVKLHVQNTAHIVHQIAQHELDLGLIEGDCQHPDLEVQPWIEDELVVFCAPQHPLAGRGMVDLEELANEAWILREQGSGTRMTFEQAVRHRPGKLNVRLELEHTEAIKRAVESGLGIGCISRLALRDAFRRGSLVPVATPELDLRRQFYFIWHSHKYQTAAMLEFVEQCRALTSGVRRSDEIQLPPIA; translated from the coding sequence ATGCATTTCACTCTCCGCCAGATCGAAGTATTCGCCGCCGTCGCGCGCCAGGAAAGCGTGTCTCGCGCCGCCGAAAGCCTATCGCTGTCGCAATCGGCTACAAGCACGTCGCTCGCTGAACTGGAGCGCCAGTCTGGATGCCAGCTCTTCGACCGAGCGGGCAAACGGCTCAGCCTGAACTCACTCGGGCAGCAACTGCTGCCACAAGCCGTCGCCCTGCTTGATCAAGCGAGGGCTATAGAGGACCTGCTCAACGGCAAAAGCGGCTTTGGTTCGCTGGCGGTGGGCGCAACGCTGACGATAGGCAACTACCTCGCCACCCTGCTGATCGGCAGCTTCATGCAGCGCCACCCGGAGTGCCGGGTGAAGCTGCACGTACAAAACACTGCGCATATCGTGCATCAAATCGCACAGCACGAACTTGATTTGGGTTTGATCGAGGGTGATTGCCAACATCCTGACCTGGAAGTCCAGCCATGGATCGAGGACGAGCTAGTAGTGTTCTGCGCGCCGCAGCATCCGCTCGCCGGGCGCGGAATGGTGGATCTGGAGGAGCTGGCCAACGAGGCGTGGATTCTTCGTGAGCAGGGCTCCGGTACGCGCATGACATTCGAACAGGCCGTACGGCATAGGCCAGGCAAGCTGAATGTGCGACTGGAACTGGAACACACCGAAGCCATCAAGCGCGCGGTGGAATCAGGACTTGGGATTGGCTGCATTTCCCGCTTGGCCCTGCGCGATGCATTTCGCCGCGGTAGCCTGGTGCCGGTAGCAACACCGGAACTGGATCTGCGCCGCCAGTTCTATTTCATTTGGCACTCACACAAATACCAGACCGCCGCCATGCTCGAGTTCGTCGAGCAATGCCGGGCGCTGACCTCAGGCGTGCGCCGCAGCGATGAGATTCAGCTGCCGCCAATCGCCTGA
- a CDS encoding CopD family protein, which yields MTPFALLYALHVLAATVWVGGMFFAWMVLRPAAVAVLPPPERLKLWADVFGRFFVWVWVAVLVLPLSGIGMWHMRFGPLESAPRYVHIMSGLYLVMLALFLRIQLLQLPALKRAIAAEQWPDGGAVLGQIRRLVGINLIMGLAVIALASARPIF from the coding sequence ATGACGCCATTCGCCTTGCTTTACGCGCTGCACGTACTCGCCGCGACAGTATGGGTGGGGGGTATGTTCTTCGCCTGGATGGTGTTACGCCCAGCCGCGGTAGCGGTACTGCCACCACCGGAGCGTCTGAAGCTCTGGGCAGATGTGTTCGGCCGCTTTTTCGTCTGGGTCTGGGTCGCAGTATTGGTGCTGCCACTGAGCGGGATCGGCATGTGGCATATGAGGTTCGGCCCGCTGGAAAGCGCACCTCGCTACGTCCACATCATGAGTGGCCTGTATTTGGTGATGCTTGCGCTATTCCTGCGCATTCAGCTGCTGCAACTGCCCGCGCTCAAGCGCGCAATCGCAGCCGAGCAATGGCCGGATGGCGGTGCAGTGCTAGGGCAAATCCGCCGCTTAGTGGGAATCAACCTGATAATGGGCCTGGCGGTGATCGCGCTGGCGAGCGCTCGGCCGATATTCTGA
- a CDS encoding DUF6231 family protein has product MTENPVPHTPQQALAAMLDHYAPRHILHVGRSDQPALAAYAETHPEYQLDRAETAPLPKKLALQRYDLALFVDCLEHLPKRNGLELLGSIRNLNASRMAVLVDLDASEWQTTDFYALALQVSERFQRDGQTLTLFTYDLLQYKQVPVWLNARFWANPEMFGKYWW; this is encoded by the coding sequence TTGACTGAAAACCCTGTACCGCACACGCCACAGCAAGCGCTAGCGGCGATGCTTGATCACTATGCCCCGCGCCACATTCTGCACGTGGGGCGCAGTGACCAACCTGCTCTGGCTGCATACGCCGAAACTCATCCGGAGTATCAGCTCGATCGCGCAGAAACAGCGCCGCTGCCGAAAAAGCTAGCTTTGCAGCGCTACGATTTAGCCCTGTTCGTTGACTGCCTCGAGCACCTACCCAAACGCAACGGCCTGGAACTGCTTGGCAGCATTCGAAATCTGAATGCCAGCCGCATGGCGGTACTCGTAGATCTCGACGCAAGCGAATGGCAGACCACCGACTTTTACGCCTTGGCGTTGCAAGTCAGCGAGCGCTTTCAGCGCGACGGACAGACCTTGACGCTCTTCACTTACGACCTGCTCCAATACAAGCAGGTTCCGGTCTGGCTGAATGCCAGGTTCTGGGCGAACCCCGAAATGTTTGGCAAGTACTGGTGGTGA
- a CDS encoding OmpA family protein, with protein MTTFLAGCAGVQKQDWPTCAAVGGVTGAALGAIESSSYAGWGALIGGGVAAAYCWANGTEEETVAMVETVEPMPQSQPEPEPAAEPVRVELDVKFDFDRDVVKQDSYGDIQNLADFMKEYGQTTTVLEGHTDSVGTDAYNQRLSERRANAVRNVLVDQYGVEGGRVNAVGYGESRPVADNATEEGRAINRRVEAEVEARP; from the coding sequence ATGACCACGTTCCTGGCAGGTTGTGCAGGCGTGCAGAAGCAGGACTGGCCGACATGTGCGGCGGTGGGCGGCGTCACTGGTGCCGCACTTGGCGCCATCGAAAGCAGCTCCTATGCTGGCTGGGGCGCGCTGATTGGCGGTGGTGTGGCTGCCGCTTATTGTTGGGCCAATGGGACGGAGGAGGAAACCGTTGCGATGGTTGAGACCGTCGAGCCTATGCCTCAGTCTCAGCCGGAACCCGAGCCTGCTGCTGAGCCGGTACGCGTCGAGCTGGATGTTAAATTCGACTTTGACCGCGATGTAGTCAAGCAGGACAGCTACGGTGACATCCAGAACCTGGCTGACTTCATGAAGGAATACGGCCAAACCACCACAGTGCTCGAAGGTCACACTGACTCGGTGGGCACCGATGCTTATAACCAGCGTCTATCCGAGCGTCGCGCTAACGCAGTCCGCAATGTGCTGGTCGACCAGTACGGTGTCGAGGGCGGTCGTGTGAATGCGGTTGGCTATGGCGAGTCGCGTCCGGTGGCCGATAACGCCACAGAAGAAGGCCGCGCTATCAACCGTCGTGTAGAGGCTGAAGTCGAAGCTCGCCCCTGA
- the dinG gene encoding ATP-dependent DNA helicase DinG → MLSTELKSQIQGAYTRFLEAKGLKARYGQRLMIAEVANVLGTIKTDDEGRRDSEPAVVAVEAGTGTGKTVAYSLAAIPTAKAAGKRLVIATATVALQEQIVYKDLPDLMRNSGLNFSFALAKGRGRYLCLSKLDLLLQEGQAQSATAQLFEEEGFRIEVDERSQKLFTSMIEKLAGNRWDGDRDSWPEELGDTDWSQLTTDHSQCTGRHCPNFQQCAFYKAREGMTKVDVIVTNHDMVLADLALGGGAVLPDPRDTIYVFDEGHHLPDKAIGHFAHFTRLRSTADWLGQVEKNLTKLLAQHPLPGELGRLVEGIPELARDLRTQQQFMFSACEQLADFKAGEDMEGRERPRHRFVGGVVPEHLIELGTELKKGFSKLTDLFSRIAELLKEAMDGETGGGIASHQAEEWYPLFGSLLTRSQGNWDLWTAFTVEDPEDSPPMARWLTLAEGGALFDIEVNASPILAAETLRRNLWNVAFGALVTSATLTALNSFDRYRMRAGLPKAAVTAVVPSPFHHADAGVLRVPDLKADPRDAAAHTAAIIRELPALVEGSRGTLVLFSSRKQMQDVFDGLERDWRRRVLIQGNLSKQETLNKHKARVDDGESSVLFGLASFAEGVDLPGAYCEHVVIAKIPFAVPDDPVEAALAEWIEARGGNPFMEISVPDASLRLVQACGRLLRTEEDRGTITLLDRRVVTQRYGKAILNALPPFRREIG, encoded by the coding sequence ATGCTTAGCACCGAACTCAAGTCCCAGATTCAGGGCGCCTACACTCGTTTTCTCGAAGCCAAGGGGCTCAAGGCTCGTTATGGCCAGCGCCTGATGATTGCCGAGGTGGCGAACGTGTTGGGCACTATCAAGACCGACGATGAAGGGCGCCGCGATAGTGAGCCAGCCGTGGTTGCGGTCGAGGCCGGAACAGGGACCGGCAAGACCGTTGCCTATAGCCTTGCCGCAATACCTACGGCCAAGGCTGCCGGCAAGCGGCTGGTCATCGCCACGGCGACTGTCGCCTTGCAGGAACAGATTGTCTACAAGGACCTGCCGGACCTGATGCGCAACAGCGGGTTGAATTTCAGTTTTGCCCTGGCCAAGGGTCGCGGGCGCTACCTGTGTTTGTCCAAGCTGGACCTGTTATTGCAAGAAGGCCAGGCGCAAAGCGCCACCGCACAGTTATTCGAAGAAGAAGGTTTTCGCATCGAGGTCGATGAGCGCAGCCAGAAGCTGTTCACCAGCATGATCGAGAAGTTGGCTGGTAATCGCTGGGATGGTGATCGCGACAGCTGGCCAGAGGAATTGGGAGACACCGACTGGTCCCAGCTGACCACCGATCATAGTCAGTGCACCGGCCGGCACTGCCCCAATTTTCAGCAGTGCGCATTCTATAAGGCGCGTGAGGGCATGACCAAGGTCGACGTTATCGTCACCAACCATGACATGGTGCTGGCCGACCTTGCGCTCGGCGGGGGAGCCGTACTGCCCGATCCGCGTGACACGATTTACGTTTTCGACGAAGGCCATCATCTGCCGGACAAGGCCATCGGGCATTTCGCGCATTTCACGCGGCTGCGTTCCACGGCGGACTGGCTCGGGCAGGTCGAAAAGAACCTGACCAAGCTGCTTGCCCAGCACCCATTACCTGGCGAGCTCGGCCGCCTGGTCGAAGGCATTCCCGAGCTCGCACGCGATCTGCGTACCCAGCAGCAATTCATGTTCAGCGCCTGCGAGCAGTTGGCTGACTTCAAAGCAGGCGAAGACATGGAGGGTCGTGAGCGGCCGCGCCATCGCTTCGTGGGCGGTGTGGTGCCCGAGCACCTGATCGAGTTGGGCACCGAGCTGAAGAAGGGCTTTTCCAAGCTGACCGACCTGTTCAGCCGTATCGCCGAGCTGCTCAAGGAAGCGATGGATGGGGAAACTGGCGGCGGGATCGCCAGCCATCAGGCTGAAGAGTGGTACCCACTGTTTGGTAGTCTGCTGACTCGCTCGCAGGGCAACTGGGACTTGTGGACCGCGTTTACTGTTGAGGATCCGGAAGACAGTCCACCAATGGCACGTTGGCTGACGTTGGCAGAGGGTGGCGCGCTGTTCGATATCGAGGTCAATGCCAGCCCTATCCTTGCGGCGGAAACACTGCGGCGCAACCTTTGGAACGTTGCTTTCGGGGCGCTGGTAACCTCGGCGACGCTTACTGCACTGAACAGCTTCGACCGTTACCGGATGCGCGCCGGCTTGCCCAAGGCTGCGGTCACCGCCGTGGTACCGAGCCCGTTTCACCATGCTGATGCCGGTGTGCTCAGGGTTCCAGATTTGAAGGCTGATCCGCGCGATGCCGCGGCACATACGGCCGCGATCATCCGGGAGTTGCCGGCCCTGGTCGAGGGTTCGCGGGGAACACTGGTGTTGTTTTCCTCACGCAAACAGATGCAGGACGTATTCGATGGGCTCGAGCGTGACTGGCGGCGCAGAGTGCTCATTCAGGGCAATCTCTCCAAGCAGGAAACCCTGAACAAGCACAAGGCGAGGGTTGATGATGGTGAGTCCAGCGTACTGTTCGGGCTGGCCAGCTTCGCCGAGGGCGTCGACCTGCCGGGTGCGTACTGCGAGCATGTGGTGATCGCCAAGATTCCATTTGCCGTTCCCGACGATCCGGTCGAAGCTGCGTTGGCGGAATGGATCGAGGCACGCGGCGGCAACCCTTTCATGGAAATCTCTGTCCCAGATGCTTCGCTTCGGTTGGTGCAGGCTTGCGGACGGTTGCTGCGCACCGAAGAAGATCGAGGCACCATCACATTGCTTGATCGTCGGGTAGTGACCCAGCGCTATGGCAAGGCGATTCTTAACGCGCTACCGCCGTTTCGGCGTGAGATCGGTTGA